A single Mercenaria mercenaria strain notata chromosome 9, MADL_Memer_1, whole genome shotgun sequence DNA region contains:
- the LOC128559426 gene encoding uncharacterized protein LOC128559426, producing the protein MATAGTGTQNRLSAILLNVGTPVARTLFENRVKDLTPPGHDPFPWTVDEFLLENKPKIRAMLRNKHSQILPDNLQSVKLENWDLAQLCRILLECCELQPDIKHFIQHLLKLRNKLFHMSEPTADDTKYNNYLCKLKAIICSCLKEINDEVFSEKINKMVADLEQGYFTGEVMEQLKSMHVETTETLSEFKQNQQLMFSKFQELLQKMNVIETRLDPSDKIQIPESGVEIHVKNCTIEKENEISNHLVQYFEECIMEEDEFQDMSTSCQQKIKEAVQRACKLFLSNGYKPVKAEKRCIFIRFQFTSLKSLISFFREYVSGELTVMLQDVQTAVRMETECEDVTLEVIMDTEDILATFNEIVEAVSGVLQSWNIAANKGTLYTEKYAEAKIRGVHLVQRMSEDSSEITNGVRYPFENYSAEHMQHLKGSFESGEMDTVMQNIQEAVADEFKTPSIRISAHLFEERKPPHADTAKRLRTSVGSNKNVEKRKSHDAHTPRKHCLRDVILVLSWLCLSIVLAILISHISRRADIMTWGYTKVLDKSPSTETQEVSVDKDQHTIATVEIYRAQRKIAYYFELTYLQLADHPEQAKAVRLMAHSARTQHLMTSGLMKKFAMTSAHIVDTMIPQLSDAVCELKSEAVVMDIFGQIIKIAEEMKTETESVFQR; encoded by the exons ATGGCAACAGCTGGCACCGGAACACAAAACCGCCTATCTGCCATACTTCTCAATGTTGGGACACCAGTAGCCAGAACTTTATTTGAAAATCGTGTCAAAGATCTCACCCCGCCTGGACATGATCCATTCCCATGGACTGTTGACGAGTTCCTTCTAGAAAATAAGCCGAAAATCAGAGCTATGTTACGGAATAAACATTCACAGATCTTACCTGATAATTTACAATCGGTTAAATTGGAAAACTGGGATTTAGCTCAACTGTGCCGTATTCTTCTGGAATGCTGTGAACTTCAACCTGACATTAAACATTTCATTCAGCATCTACTAAAACTGCGTAACAAGTTATTTCACATGAGTGAACCTACTGCCGATGACACCAAGTACAATAATTATCTATGTAAACTGAAAGCCATAATTTGTTCTTGCTTAAAAGAAATAAACGATGAGGTATTCTccgaaaaaatcaataaaatggtTGCGGACCTGGAACAAGGATATTTTACTGGGGAAGTGATGGAGCAGCTGAAATCCATGCACGTAGAAACCACTGAGACTCTGTCGGAATTTAAACAAA ACCAGCAgttgatgttttcaaaatttcaagaacttCTGCAAAAAATGAATGTGATAGAAACTCGTTTAGACCCTTCGGACAAAATACAGATCCCTG AGTCGGGCGTTGAAATCCATGTAAAAAACTGTACCAtcgaaaaagaaaatgaaatctcAAATCACCTGGTACAATACTTCGAAGAATGCATTATGGAAGAGGACGAGTTTCAAGATATGTCAACTAGCTGTCAGCAAAAGATCAAAGAAGCCGTGCAAAGAGCATGCAAACTTTTTTTGTCCAACGGTTATAAACCCGTGAAAGCAGAAAAAAGATGCATTTTCATTCGTTTTCAGTTTACATCACTAAAATCGCTGATATCTTTTTTCCGGGAATATGTGAGTGGAGAATTAACAGTAATGCTACAGGATGTTCAGACCGCAGTTCGAATGGAAACCGAGTGTGAAGATGTCACATTAGAAGTTATCATGGATACAGAAGACATTTTAGCTACATTTAATGAAATTG TGGAGGCAGTTTCGGGTGTTTTGCAAAGCTGGAACATTGCAGCCAATAAAGGAACTCTTTACACCGAAAAGTATGCAGAGGCCAAGATTCGCGGGGTGCATCTGGTCCAAAGAATGTCTGAAGATTCAAGTGAGATTACAAATGGTGTACGGTATCCTTTCGAAAACTATTCTGCTGAACATATGCAACACCTTAAAGGGTCATTTGAAAGTGGAGAAATGGATACTGTCATGCAAAATATACAGGAAGCCGTTGCCGATGAATTCAAGACACCAAGTATACGCATTTCAGCGCACCTCTTTGAAGAAC GCAAACCTCCACACGCTGATACTGCTAAGAGATTGCGGACATCAGTTGGATCTAACAAAAAT gtggaaaaacggaAATCCCATGACGCACACACTCCTAGAAAACATTGTTTACGCG ATGTTATTTTGGTGCTTTCATGGCTGTGTTTGAGCATCGTCCTTGCTATACTTATTTCACACATTTCACGCAGAGCTGACATAATGACTTGGGGATATACAAAAGTTCTTGACAAG AGTCCATCAACAGAGACACAGGAAGTGTCTGTTGACAAAGACCAGCATACGATCGCCACTGTTGAAATATACAGGGCCCAGAGGAAGATTGCTTATTATTTCGAGCTGACATATCTACAGCTTGCTGATCACCCGGAACAAGCAAAAGCA GTCCGCCTTATGGCACACTCGGCTCGTACCCAGCATCTGATGACGTCGGGGTTGATGAAGAAGTTCGCGATGACGTCAGCCCATATTGTCGATACCATGATACCTCAGCTAAGCGATGCTGTATGCGAACTCAAG AGTGAAGCAGTTGTAATGGACATATTTGGTCAGATAATCAAAATAGCAGAGGAAATGAAAACAGAAACGGAATCGGTTTTCCAACGGTAA